In Poecile atricapillus isolate bPoeAtr1 chromosome 1, bPoeAtr1.hap1, whole genome shotgun sequence, the sequence AAGAGCTCCCCATTTCTCTCCTTCTGCTGACACCAACCCCCAGGAGCTCTACAAAGGAAGGCCATCACTTTCACATCTTTGTGCCAGTGCTGTCCTACATCCCATAGTTACAGCCACCTCCTTTGCCCATGAAATGGGATTAAGGTTTTTGGCTTTTCCTCTTCAGGGCTGCTGCCAACCAACACAGCCACCCTGTCTGTTTAGCTCCATGCTATCTTTCTTGACAGGGAGTGCTTCAGGCACATGATGTTGATACCCTCAGGCTCCAAACCCACCAGCAGGTCCTGCTGACACTCTTCATGTTCAGCAGATACATCACAAACTCATAAGCAGACAGCTGCTTCATGCTGTGTTTGACCATCAGCTACACTATGATGCACACAGGACCCTGGGAGAAGCCATCCCAGCAGTGGATGAGgacaaaattccctttttccagtgAGCCTTTGATGCATTCATCACTGTCCCAGAAACAGGGCTGCCCCATTCCATGACAGTCCGCATGGAGCAGAGTTGGCAGCCCCCTGGAAAGTGAACACCTCTGACCAGTGCTGGTCCGTGCCCAGGCCTTCAGCATTTAATGTGTACAGGAGGTgatccctctggaatttccACCCAGCTTGCCCCTGGATAGTATTACCCAAGTGACCCAACACCTGATCCCAATCCTTCATGTATATTGCACATCCTCAAAGCCTGGTTAAGACTAGGGTATGACCCAGAACATGTCTGGGGAACAAGATGAGACCTCTGTGTGCTCAAATGGGTACGGCTGAAACCTGTCTTTGCTCTCAAAAGGTCTTTCAGGTTCTCTATGCCAAGacaaagcagcaggaagaacATGGTGttagttaaaaagaaaaggccaCAGAGCTCAAGAAAAACTGATAAATCACAAAGCTCTTCTCTCCCCGAGATCAGCAATTGCTCTACAAACCAGCAGCCATGCAAGGAATGATTCTCCAGAATTTATCCATTCCAAGAACACTGGCCTTTTGTAAACGCTGTGTGACCCCAGACACCtcattttacaaaaaaaccccaaaactgtcaACTGCAAAGACCCTTAGCAGCCTCAGCTACCTGCACACTTTGAGAGAGCCTTGGGAGAAGACAGCTGCAAGGAGATGGGCCTCTGGAAGCTCTTCTGGAGGTGCTTCTCATACAGGTTTGGCAACAGAGAGGATGAGCtcagagcaggacagggctgcGCCAGGAAAACTcaacccccagccccactgagCATCTTTCAAGAACATCCCCAAAGCCAATTAATTCACAGAGTATCTGAGACATGAATTTTCTTTTATGAAGGCAGACCTGAGTTTAGCACATGTGCAAAAGTTGAGGGTGGTGTGGGATGAGTGCATTCAAAGCAGAGAAACCTTCAGCAGAGGCTTTTGCAGGTATGAACACATCCTTTGTCACATCCAGAgtgaacatcaaagccaagtgttTTAACTGGGCTGTTTTAAGTGAAAACCTTCATGCCAAGATTCAGGCTTCTATGTCTAAACTGCTCTGACTTGTATGTAAAAGTTAAGAGGAAAATGCTGTCTGTCCAGGGCAAAAACCAGACACCAGCTGGGCTGGTTTCCACATGAGACAGCCACCTCTTTCATGGGCACTGGGCTCTTTACCGGCTCTTCCAAGGGTGCAATGTTTCTTTTACTAAGTCAGCAATGACTGATGCACAACTCAAAGTGCCCATTTCCCACAGAGAGATTTTCAGGCTCAGACAAGAACATCTGCAATGTCCATTTTCATAAGCAAGGTGATGAAACACTTGTTTGCAAACCCACCATCTTCCCAGATGCTGCTCACAGAATGTAAAATATGATATGAGTTGGGTTGTTTGCAGGTCAAGGCCTCTTTTCAGCTCACTTAAACTCCTCTTCCTAACTGACTCTGTGCTTGTTTCTGCTCAAATTGAGTGGCAGTAAGTGCCTGCAGGGGTTTAATCACCTCTCTGTGAAGTCAGCAAAGCTGGTTGAGAAATTCCCATCTTGTTGACACACAACAAGTCATCACTCAGGGGTACCCATTCACCTGGAATGCCAAACTTCTTCAGGGTGCACTTTTTGCCCAGCAGCATGAAAGCTATGAAATCTTCATGCTGCTTCTCCTTTGGTTCCATCCTACCTAGACCTGAAATATGGAGAAATGAGAAGTCTGTTCAAATTGGAActttgggaagcagctctgtgcaCCCATTATTATTCCTGTTTCTCAGACTGGACTGTTTGGGGTTTCTACCTCTCccttcctgcccatggcagggcaaGGTGCATTGACATGTAAAGTGATCCAAACAATATTTCTGTATCCAGAAGCATAACAAGCCCAACCTGaggcaggaacagccccagatACAAGAGCCCCAGCAGCAGTCAGGGTATgagaaaggagctgggaaaagggaggaagaaaaagaggaaaaaagggtaGGAGAAAGAGGGTAGAGAAAGGGAGCTAGGGATAAGGATCCAGGAGCtagagcttttaaaaataagccCATGAATGATGAAAGTACACATTTTGCCCATAAAATTGCAAGGCATAAAGATGCTAGCTAAGGAATATTTATAAAGCAGGCATGCTTGCTTCTAGTGAGAAGAGCTTAGATGCTCTCCAGCTCTCAAAAACTCAAAGACTAGCCAAAAAATCTGTGGCTGGAGGACAGCCAGCCCATACCCAGGCCGAACGATGACAGCCCGTAATCATTTTTGTCTCACTGCAGATGACTGGTGACAAGCACACATGAGGCTCAGCCTTCTCCTTGTGCAGCCCTCCCATTTGATTTCCTTGAGTGCAGGGACAAgtaaccaaaataaaaaaaaacactgaatgaGGGAATAATTCACTTTGGTAGGGACTTCTGGAGGTCAAAAGTCTTAGCTCTGGATGTAAATAATCGAGATTGTGAATCTTTATAACAAACACCTCAATTTTCAGTGCTTGTCTCTTCTAACAGACCTCTGCTTGGCCCAGGCCCTGCTTTTTGCCTTGCCACTGACCTGCAAAGCTGCTAATTAAATGTAGAGAGACAAACTCCCCATCCACCACCTGGGCACCTTGGATGGCTTGGATATCTGCTTGTGCTCCCCTTAACCACCAGCAAGACCCTCTTTGCCCCTGTGATGCAGGATCAGGCAAAGGCTGGCTCCTGTCTCCTGGAAAAAGCCACTCAGACACCTCCAGTATTGCCACATGGCTACCAACAGGCTATGCAGCCATGGGAACACGCTTGCACAGCATCGctgctttctctccctcttgAACACAGGCTCCATCTCCAGAAGAAGAAATCTTGGCTGGCAAGGCTCCCAACGGGGGCCACAGACCAGATGAGACAGAGACCCAGCTCAGAGCACGTACTGGCCTGCCCTCTAGATGCAGAGACGGGAATCCAGCACAGACACAAGCTGAAGAGGAGCTGGTTTTCCCCCTCCTTTACTTCTTTTCTTGTCGCATCTTCCGCCCTCCGAGTGCAGGAGGAGCATTGGTGAGGCAGAAGATGCTCAGACACCTGGCTTTGATCGATGAGGGACAAACACCCCCGCCAAGGCCACAGGGAGGTGAAAGGGAGATGGCTTGCACATGAGACAGGGCTGTCTGCCTTCCTGCAAACAGGCTTCTGAGCAGGCTGTGTTCATTTAGGGTGAAATAAGGCATGAAATGAAGCCCAGATCCACCAGCCCTACTTCAAACAGCTGCCAGCAGACACTAAGAGGATCCTGCCAGGGGAGGAGAGTGCTCAAAGCCGTGTTGTAAGCACATAAGGCTTACTGAGAAGGAGAAATGATGACGGAGGGAAAAAGCAGCCTTGGCGGCGCATTAAAAACTGGAGCTGGGTGGAGAACATCCACACCTGCTCGCCTCTCCCTCCTGAACAAACAACTCGGTTTGTTGAGTTTTACTGCACAAAGATTCACTCCAGGTTGCCCAGCTGGGCGCTCACTCCCACATTCCTTGGCCTTTCCCTTAAAACCACCATGgccttccctctccagctctgctcacccAGCACTGCGCTGGCAATCCAGGCACTGAGCAAGGccaaagctggagagagaaggGGCAGGCACTGGTTTGGGGAGTAATGTTTCTCAAGGAGGGGCTGTCTCTGATCTCCTTCAGCTGCATCTGTTTTGGGACTAATATGCACATACTTTTATGCCCAGCCCCATAAATTATGCAGTGAACCTCAAGGCTATGACTTCAAAATAGAGGGACTGgaaaaagcacacacacacacacaaataagaACTGCCTGTTCCAAACACCTCCAAAAGTCCTTTCTGGATGCTGCATGGCCCTAAATCACCACAACAACATCACCAAAAACCAGCCTGGCAATAGATTTGGAGCCCCAAACATAATTCAGAGACGGTCCCTTCTGCACAGCCTGTTCTAGGCTGATTCTAAGGTTGAGACTGAAGGCTGAGGCTTTAAAACTTCCCGTTACAAGTCTTTCTCAGGTGACTGATTTCCTTCTCCATCTCATTAGCAGTTGCCAGCAGATGCTGTTTCCCCAGCAGAAGCCACACTTCACTTGTTACAGTCATCTCAAAACCACCCTGTCATTTCTCCCCTCCTCACAGCCACAGTGAAGCCTGGAGAATATTCATCAAGaggcagacacagcagcagctttttatGGTTAAGCTCAGGTCATTAATCTCTATCGAGACTTTTCATAATCTTCCTCAGCTTCATGTTTGTTTAACTCTTGGATAGTTGCTCTGTGGTGCTCTGGGTAATCACAGATTAACtgctttttaatattaatagcTTTTCATTAATGTGCCAGGCTCTCTCCCCTCCAGAGCCCAGGCAATAGCTATTAGCactgtgcctgcagctccctgtggtGAAAAGGATTTTTGTCTTTGGGGCCAAAATTCCACAGCATGAGCCCAGATCTTATGTTCTGTGGCTGCTTCTTGTAGCAGAAGCATTTTAGAACAGGAGCAATTCCTTTCTCCTCTAGCCCAGTGCAGGGAGCTTCCTCCTGCAGATGGCTCAGAGAAGTGCTCTGGAGTCACCCCAAACTGCAGCAAACTCAAGGGCATGTAGGGGCACCGCTCCAATGCCCTCACCCTTCTAGGAGAGATCTTTACTTACATAGCCCCCATACCAAGGCCCCACAAAGCAGGGTGGTGGAGGACATGTGGCCACAAAAAAACTCCCAGTTTAAACATGAAACCTGCCCAGAAGTGACGTGAAGGCTGCAAGCCAGCCTTTACCAGGGTGGTGTGACCACAGTGTGAAAGCAAGAGCCTCAGCCCCTCCACCCTGGCAGGACCTCCAGGTGCCAGAGTTGCAAACCTTGCTGTGCCACTCCTGTAGGACCATATGAGGTGACATATGGGGCTGACACTGCATCTTCATCCATGTGGTCCATGAGGATGCTCACTGGTGAGTCCCAGAGCCTGAGTCACATCTTAGCGTGCACAAATTGCCATGGGCTGAGAATGGGCTGTGTGAAGCTTTTCATTTAGCCTCTAGCCAGGACACAGAGTACACATTGCAGAGGCACTAAAGAGCTAGTCCAACATCTCCCAACACCTTCGTCATCCACCTGTATTCCTTCTCTCAAGCCTCTTACATTCTTCagtgtggacatgattttctgaacctgTGAGAGTTTCAGGCTCTCAGGGGCTGATCTGTTTTCCCAAGGGAAATCCTTTTGGGAAaccttttctctctcaaggaGTGTTGTGTAAATAAGATTTTGGTTCCAAAAACAAggacacagatgttctgagagtgttttcctcttgtcccaccaatgggatgaggGAAGTGTTGTTCCTTGTACCAATCAGGTTAACCTGTATCGGTACACCTTATAAAAAGGGTtgaaaactgcaaaataaagGCTTCTGCCTCCTGAAAATAaacctcagctgctgcttgtgATTGAACCCTCGAGTCCACTAGCGACACTTCAGTACCTTGGTCTTGTTTAAAAGCCTTCACAGGACACATGAAGCCTTTCCAAGAACACACTTCTTGCCAAGTTATTCACAAGTTATTCAGCCATGCCACCAGCACCTCTGCTTTATAAATATCAATGGACTCTGTTTTGCATGAGCCTGAAGCTCTGTGTAtttccacctgcagcccataAGCAGTTGGGGTGAGCAGGCTCCTGCACCCATGCCATCCCCTCTAGCACCCTCTGCTCCATGTCCAGCTTTGCCCTGggatgcagagctgccctgtcCCAGGCGTTACACAGAGCatgagctgccccagcagccagATCATCTCTTGGCCAGAAGGAGGCACAGTCCCCTCTTTGCTGACAATGAGCTGGGACCAACATATCTAGAGCTTGCTGAGCAGAAGCCCCTCACTCCTCCACAAGCACACCATCCTGCTCCCTGGGTGGAGAAGGAGAGCCCCACTATCTGGAGTGCAGGGGCAGCTTGAGGTGGGACTTCAGTCCCAGGGCTTTGTCCACCAcctctgggggctgcaggatgTGCCACTGGGCGAGGGGTCGGCGTGGGTTGGACAGCATGTCAGACCAGTGCCGCAGCTGGTTGCCTGTGGCTCGGCAGCCCAGGAAGAGTTTGCCAATGGGCTCATTCTTGGTCACTTTGTCGTGATCCCAGACAGAGATGACCACGTCCACATTCTAGGGGAGACACAAGAAAGAGGGTCAGTGGGAAAGGATTTGGTGCAGTGGGAAcctgctcagccctgggcaCTACAGGGAAACCCACCTGGATCTGACTGAAAGGCACCTCAAACACAAACACCTCATTGAAGTAAGGGCTTAAGGTGTTTTTCTTCACacttgtcctttttttcttccatttcttcctGTTCAGTATGAGATGCACCTTGACAAAAGGATCTGAAGAGAGAGAGGGCACACCTGGCACAAGGGACAGTTTTTGACTGAAGAACGCAGCCACAAAAAAGTTTTCCTGAGCCATTCCCAAGGAGACCATGGCATCCCACTTGTCATTCCTCATGGTGAGACAGCCACCTCTGAACTCACTTCCTCCTGCCAAGCTCCCTGTACAATCCAGCCATGACATCTCCTGGGACATACCTCCAgcactccagcactgcccaaaGCTGGAGTATCTGTGCTGGGGGAGACTGGGAGTCAGCCAAGGACTGAATATTGTGGTGGTAGCCGGAAGCAGGTCTTAACACCGAGAGTTTTCAAGGCTTTTTGACTCTTGGTGCCACCACTGAGGCCTGGGCAGGAGTAGGAAGGTCTGAGAACATGCAGCCCCCACTGACCTGAGAGTCCATTAGAGTCCATCCGCTTCAACTGCCTGGCTTCAAGGATGAGCACCGTCAGCTTGCCAGTGCTGGGGACGTAGCGCAGTGAGAAGCAGATCTCACCCAGATGCTCTTCCTGATGGACAGATGCCAGTAATTAGTACCAGGCAGAGGAGGCAGCTCACCTGAGGCTGGAGCACCAGGCTGGCCGAAGGTTTCCTGAGTCTTCCTCACACTCATGCTTGCCCCTAAGGGCTTGCTTCTTGGGGTGATGGCAGGCCAAGCAAGAGCACATCCCTCCCAGCAGAGTTTCCCACCCAGCAGGACCAACCTCCACTTTACTGGCCACCTCCAGGTCACTCCACTGCTCAATGACATGCTGCAGGTTGATGTTGGCCAGGGGCAACCGGACCTCACCAATGATGTCATGCTTGGAAAAGCGGTTGAAGTCATAGATCTGCATCACCAGTGTGGATTCAGACACCTCAGCCTGGGGTACCTGCAGGGAGGACCCAAAAGCCTGGATTCACTCCTCAGTGGCAGCCTTGCCCCATGAGGGCATTCCTCTCTCACATTTCCCAGTCCTGATTGAACAAGCATCACCCTGTCTGGAGAGGTTTTTGCCCAGGGAGCAGTGTCTATGCAACACTCTTAATGGGACCAAAAAAAACTCATTGGCTTTGGTTTGTACCTGGAAAGTGAAGCTCTCGTTGAAGATGGGGTTCAGGGTCTTGCGGTAAACCTTGGTCTCGTATCTCTTCTTCGTATTGGATGTTAGGTAGACAATCACATATGGATCAGATGTGCCTCCGCTGTCCATGGCCTTCAGCTCAACTGCCTGCTTCACACCAACCTTCAGCTGGAGAGGAGTGAGGCACAGGGTCaccagctgcaggaggatggGTCAGGCAGCTGGGGGCTCAGTGGGAAGTGAGTGCAACAGTGAGGAACGCCTTCACACCACACAGGTATGAGAGCTGGTGGGCTGCAGGCAGGTGGGAGAGGGTATATCCACCTCAGTGAGCAGCAAAGAGTGACCATGCAAGAGCAtggctttttccctgctgtgccaTGGCCGTGAGCATCCCCACCTCCTGTATGCGGAAGTTGTACTCCAGGGAGTACTGCAGCTTTCCTCGCCGCTTCTGCTCTACTTCCCACTCCAGGTCTTCCATCTCAGGCTGGACCTGTGGCAGACAGCAACACTACCCTCAGGGTGCACTCAGCCATGTCCCTGCCGTGCCGTGCTCCcaccatccctggggctgggcagtgcAGCAGCAAACCCCTGAGGGAAGAGGGAGGTGGGACTGAGGAGAAGGCAGGACGCACAAGGTTGGTCGTGGTGGAGTTGCTGACGGCACACAAAGCaattctctctttcttcttggACTTCttcttgctgcagcagcacttggCGATGCAgatgaggaagagaaggaggagaatGGCCCCTGCCACAGCCACGGTGATGAGCGCCCATTTGGGTACTGGTGCGAtgtgcagggagcagagttGGATAGAAGAGTTCAAACCAAGCAAAACATACAGAGTACGTTTAAACCCCCTCCTGGTGCTTCAGCATCGAGGAATCGCACTTTCAAAATTGCCCCTAGAATCATGGACAGGCCCCATGCAGGGAAACTGTGGCTGAAGACCATTCCCCAAATGGGTAGCAAAGATACCTTCTGCTCCTGAAGCAGCGTGTTCTGCATTCTGCAGTAATCCCACCCTGATGGAGCCCATTAGAAATTGGAATGTGAAGGGAGGGTGAAGTGAATACACAGCCTCAGGGTCCAGCAGCCCCACCAGGTAATGctgcctgggagaggagggcaAGAGATGCTGTACTCACATGGGATCCAGCTAAGCCAGCTGTCCAGGGAGCCCGGCCAAGCCgtggtggtgatgctggtgtGTGGGGAGGCCGTAGTCCTGCCTTTCCTGCCTGCCACTGCCATGGCTAATCAGGGGTGACCTGGGAACACAGGCAAAATTAACAGGGTGGGGATTTCCTCTCTGATAGCACGTGTGCTGCCCGTAGCCCAGGGCTCTAATGAGAgcaaacacatttaaaatacagagcCCAGGGTAAGCGATTAGAGCTTGGCCACACCGCCAGTGAGAAGTGACATGGAGCGGGAGGGagccgctggcagggagggcTCTGCGCCAGCCGGCCCCTCCCATACAGCCTTCTCCAAATCCTTGCAAGTCTGCCTGCTGGAAGGGGAGAGACTGGGGGGTCCAGGGCATTTTGAGAAGTGGATTCACTTGGCTGTAGGGGACAAAAACCAAGAGATGTTTTGTGCTGCCTCCTTTCTGGCCAGGCAGAGTGAGCTGAAGGGTTTTCTCAGCTCCAGGGAAGCCCCATCATCAGCTAACACCCCTTTTTGGCTATTTTCCCTCCTGTGGCAGGGCTGAGGAGCAGTAAGGTTGGCTCCTGGGCTTACAACAGGGCTGGTGCCCACGCTGCAggtggcagtgctgccaccagGCTGGAGCCACACCGGCACGGAAACTTCCCGTGAGCTCGGTCTGTGCACATGGCAACGCTGACACAGCCTGAGGGAAGGCTTCAGATTTAAAGCAGGATGGTTTTACAGCGTTGCTTTCCCCATGGCAGAGCTTTTATTCTAGCACGAACACTTCCTCATAGGCAGATTCCTTTCGCGTCACGGGGACAGGTGTGCCCGGAGCCGTGAGCGGCCCTGCAGCCACCAGGGCACGGGTGGCAGCCAGCCCCAATGCCCGGGCTGGCAGGTACGTGCCTGGTGCTGCCCCAGCCTCCTGACCTGCCTGCCAGTGGGTCCCTACTCAAGCAGCCAGCTCCACCTCGCTCTGCCTGCACTCTGCCCACGCTCTGCCCATCCCAAGGTATTCCTTGCATGGGGATCTTCCCGGGGAGGAGGAAACCACGTCCGCATTTCCCTTCGCTGAGCCCGTGAAGGCAGCAAGAGCCCTTTCTTTCTCCATCAGTGTGCTTTGCTGCATGTGGACATAGGGCTGGAGACACGTGGGAATCGCTGTCATCCCTGCAGTGTCATTGCTGGGACAATGAGATGCAGGTTAAATGACTTGTCCAGGGCCACCTGGGACTTCTCTGTCATTGAACACCCGAAGCATCACTCAGGCATTTTAGAGTGCCAGGCCACAGCTTTGGAGTGAAGGGTGGGCAGGACAGCACAGGAGAGCAGGCACCCACACAGCACAAAATTAGGAATGTCAGAACTTTTTGCCTGCCACAGGCTGTGTCACATTAGTTTAACATTGACCctggtttaaaaaaacctttatcCCAACCCTGAAGAATGAACTGAGCCACCATTTTGGGAGTgatggggacagccctgctgcAGTCCGGCACAGGAGGCATAGTCTCAGTGGGCAGTCTGTTGGGACCATCAAGGATCCATGTTCCTGGAAAAGGGGCTAGAGGAACCCTGACTCTTGCTCCCACCCTGTGCTGACTGGGTTCCCAAATCCAGACTTACCGACAAGTATCCTTCCCAGCGTTGgtgttccctccctgctgcGCGGGTTCCAGTCACGCCACCACGGGTGGCAGGGGCATGCTGAGGGCTGAGATGGGACCCCACCGGGCACGCAGCTGACGGTGCAGAAGGGATGGTGGCTGCACTGCGCAGCCGAAACAGGAAAGTCTGCTTTGCCAGCTCAGGAACCGGGtggccccagcagctccaccgGCCCCACCTCGCTGCTGACCCAAGCAATGTTCATGCAGGCAAAAAGCCAGCGGGGAACTCCCTGCTGGGCCAGGAAACAAAACTTGCCCTCCTGCCTGCAAGAAGCTGGAGGGCATTGCTGCCCAGCTCCATGCCCTGGGAAATTCGCTTCTCCAAGTTATCCCTGCAGCCATGCTGGGCTGGACTGTGTGGCTGCAAGCACTTAGCACAAGGGAATGGACACTTTCAAGGGGATGGGTGCATGACTGCATCCATCCCTGGTGAGCTCTGCACTTGGGAAGCCCAGCTCCTTGGCCCATAGGGCATGCACTGTGTGAGGGCCTACAAAACAAGTGTGTGGATGAACAGGAGTTCTCTGCTGCAACACAGCAGGGAGTACAGACAGGACAAGGGGATACAGATTGGGTGGTTTCATCCTCCAGCACCAACAGAAGCACCAGGCACACAGCCAGGAGCAATTTCACAGGCTTCCATTGCATTAAATTTATGCTTGTAAACTTCTTCCCTTGCTGCCAATTCAGCAAAGTCTGCCCAAAACCTGCCTAATCACCACGTAAATTTGGGGTGGTGAAGCAGAAGCAGCGAGCAATACTGCAAAACTGCCAGTGTCCAATGGCTGATGTAGTGATGGGAGGAGATGCCTCAGAAACCAGACCTGTCCCACCTCTGTTCTCGGGTCACTGCCCTACCACTCTGACTCACCAGTCCTTCCAGATTTTCACATGGCCACCAAGGTGTTGCCATAGAAGGTGCCTAGACAC encodes:
- the SYT8 gene encoding synaptotagmin-8, which translates into the protein MAVAGRKGRTTASPHTSITTTAWPGSLDSWLSWIPLPKWALITVAVAGAILLLLFLICIAKCCCSKKKSKKKERIALCAVSNSTTTNLVQPEMEDLEWEVEQKRRGKLQYSLEYNFRIQELKVGVKQAVELKAMDSGGTSDPYVIVYLTSNTKKRYETKVYRKTLNPIFNESFTFQVPQAEVSESTLVMQIYDFNRFSKHDIIGEVRLPLANINLQHVIEQWSDLEVASKVEEEHLGEICFSLRYVPSTGKLTVLILEARQLKRMDSNGLSDPFVKVHLILNRKKWKKKRTSVKKNTLSPYFNEVFVFEVPFSQIQNVDVVISVWDHDKVTKNEPIGKLFLGCRATGNQLRHWSDMLSNPRRPLAQWHILQPPEVVDKALGLKSHLKLPLHSR